GCCTGATCGTCCGCGTCGGCGGTCGCCGCCGCATCACCGGCTGACCCCACGCGGTCACACACCGAGAGAAGGAGAACAGCATGCGCAACCGCATCATCGTCATCGGGCTCATCGCCCTGGTCGGCATCTGGATCGGGTCCCGGTCGAACCGGCCCGTCGTGAAGAAGACGAGCACGGCCGAGACCATCCGCAAGGCCTGGAACGACCCGCACGCGCGGAAGCAGCGCGCGAAGCTCCGCAAGAAGATCGAGAAGGCCGCCTCGCACTGACGGGGCGACCACGGACGGGAGGCGCGGTGCCAGCTGGCACCGCGCCTCCCGTCCGTTGCTTCACCTGGGCCGACGGCCGAGCAACACTGCGGCGAGCAGCGCGGCCACTCCGAGCAGCACCAACGGCAGGGCCGTGACGGTGAGCCACGTCGCGGTCGGTTGATCCGCAGGGCTCACGAACGCGCCGACGAGCGCCAGCGTCGTTCCTGCACCCGAGAGGAGTGCAGCGATGCACAGCAAGCTGGTCCTCAGGCGATCTCCGGACACGGTCTTCTCCTGCCGTTGGTCATTGGTTGTTGCACCAGACCACGGATCCCGGCGGGATGTTGTGGATGACGGTGCCTCGCCCGCGAGACGAGCATGCGGTCAGCACGCCGCCGGCGACTGCGAGACCGGCAGCGATGATGCCTGCCGCAGCTCCTCCGAGACCGGTCGCGGCGGTGATGATCCCGATGGCGGTCGCGACTCCCGCAGAAGCTCCGAGCACGCCGAGCAGTCTCGTGGTGTTGCAAGAGTTGAGGTAGACGTTCAGCTGGATCCCGGTGTGGTCCCACCGATTCTTCCCGGCGCAGGCGCGCACGACGGCGGTCGACCGTTCCACCTCGTCAACGAGCTGGCGGTCGACCGCAGCGTGCCGACTGGCGAGACCGACCAGCGACCGTCCGGTCGCGAACGCATCGACTGCCTCGGTGGACACGCCGATTGCGCGCGCACGATCTCCATCGAAGACGCCGTCGCTGCCGATCGCACTCGACAAGGCGGCCCCGAGGGAAGCAGCCGAAGGGTCGGATGGTGCAGCGTGGGCCGGTGACACCGACGCGACCGAGGCGACGAGCGCGACCATGAGCGTCGCGACGCCGAGGTGCTTCCATCGTGCACAAGTGGTGATGATCGATCTGGCCATGACTTCCCCGTTCGTACCGCCGTCTGCGGTCCGACCACTGTCCATCCTGAGCCGGTCGAGGTCAAACATCACATTGTGAATATCAATTGACCAGCGTGCAACTAGTCAGCTTGCTGGGCGAGGGCGGATCAGTCCGCGCCCGTGAGCGCGGCCGCGTAGGCCCGTACCGATCGGTTGTAGCGGGGGAGCGTCGGCTCGACGGCCTCGATCGCCACCCGGAGTGCCTCGTCCACCTGCCCCGCGCTGTGCAGCGCGAGCGCGAGGAAGACGCGAGGGGCCGCTCCGGTCGCTGGGTGCGGTGGGGTATCGCGGAGCATCGCGATCGCATCGTCGATCCGGCCGAGGTTCCGGAGGGTCGACGCGTGCTGCACGACCAGCCGTGCGGCACGATCGGGGTCGACGGTGCCGAGCCCCGCCTCGGTCGCCGCGGCGTACTGCTCGTGCGCGGCGGCCTCCTGCCCGCCGGAGTCGTGTGCGCCACCGAGCTCGAACGAGCCGAGCGCGGGGTGGGGTGCGACCGCTGCGAGCTCGCGCATCCGGTCGATCCGGGCAGCGTCGTCCACGGTGTCGTCCGCCCACAGCGACGCGACGCGTGCTTCCCAGTGGGGGTCGGAGGGTCGTGGCTGCGGGGTCGTGGTGTCGCTCACACGGTCACGCTAGCGGCACCGCTCCGACGCGCGACCATCCGGTGGACGTAGCCCTGCGCGCATCCGGGGCACCGGGATGCGAAGATGCATCGTTGCCCACCGACAGGACGACGAGGAACCCATGGGACACGACGACGCCGCGCCGCTCCTCGACGGGCGCTATCGACTCGAGCAGGAGATCGGACGTGGCGGCATGTCCGTCGTGTACCGCGCCACCGACGAGGTGCTGCACCGTCCCGTCGCCGTGAAGCTCTTCCACCCGGGCTCCGTCGACCTGGCACGGCAGGAGGCAGAGCTCGGCGTCCTCGCTGCGCTCGAGCACCACGGGCTGGTCGGGTTGCTCGACGCGGGGGTGGTCGACGTCGTCGGCAGTGGTCCGCGACGCTTCCTCGTCATGTCGCTCGTCGTCGGACAGGACCTGGAGGCGCGGCTCGAGGTCGGACCGCTCTCCGCGAAGCACATCGCCGAGATCGGCTACGACATGGCCGAGGCGCTCGAGTACATCCACCCGCACGGCGTCGTGCACCGCGACATCAAGCCGTCCAACATCCTGCTCGTGGACTACGGCACCGGCTCCGACCGGGCCCGCGCACGGCTGACCGACTTCGGGATCGCCCTGGCCGCGGGGGTCGAACGGCTCACCGCTGACGGTGTCACGACGGGCACGGCTGCCTACCTCAGCCCCGAGCAGGCCCGGGGTGCGGACGTCGGTCCCGCGAGCGACGTGTACTCGCTCGGTCTCGTGCTGCTCCAGTGCTTCACGCGACGCCGCGAGTTCCCGGGGTCGCTCGTCGAGTCCGCCATCGCCCGGCTGTCGCGCGACCCGGTCGTGCCGGAGCCGCTGCCGGAGCACTGGAAGCACCTGCTCCGCGCGATGACGGCGCAGGACCCGACGGAACGGCCCCTCGGCGCGCAACTCGTCGCGATGCTGCGCGACGTCGTCATCACCGAGAGCGCTGCAGCCGACCCCGCGGCCACCGGCGCCCGGTCCGATGCCGCCCCCGCTGCGACCGCGACCGCCGACGCAGGCCCCGCCGAGCCGACCCCAGCCGCCCCGGCGGACGCCCGCCCTGCCACGCTCGACTCGCTGCCCGAGGAGTCGCTGCAGCGGACCGTGGCGATGGCCGCACGGCTCTTCGACGCTCCGATCGCCCTGGTCGACGTGCTCGACGAGGACCGTGAGTGGTCGCAGTCGTGGATCGCCGAGGGGGTCGACGAGGCAGCGCGCAGCATCAGCTTCCGCAGCGGCTTCGCGCCGGTACCCGTCCCCGTGGTGATCCCGGACGGGTCCGTGCACCCGGAGATGCGGCAGAGTCCGCTCGTCACCGGGCCGCTCGGCATCCGGTTCTACGTGAGCGTGCCCCTGCTGCGGCACGACGGCACCGCGGTGGGGACCCTCGCCGTGCTCGACGTCCGTCCGCGTGAGGCGTCCGAGGGTGACCTGGCGAACCTGCGCGACCTCGCCGCGCTGGCCACCACGCAGCTGGAACTCCGCCAGGAGTCCCTGCGCACGACGAGCGACGCACTGCCGCTCGACGGCGGGCGCTGACCCGCGTCAGGCGCCGGGCCGTCCGTCCGACCAGGTCATCGCCCGGTCCGCCTGCTCGGCCGTGATCCGGGTCACCGCACCGCAGTTGGTGCACTCGTTGCGGTGCGAGCGCGACAGCGGGACGAGCGGGACGAAGAACAGGCTGAGCTTCGTCGTGCGGCGCACCACCCGCTGCGCCGCGAGGACGCCGCACACCCCGCAGACGAAGCGGACCACGGTGAGCAGGGTGTCGGAGCCGCGGGTGCCGAAGATCAGGAACACACCGCGAGGCTACGCGGACGGCGCAGACGGACCGTCAGCAGTCGCAGACCGTCACGCGGAACGACCGCACGAGCGGCTCGTCCGGTCGGACCACGACGGGGGAGCGCCAGGCGAGCGCCGAGCCGACCGCGGGGTACTCCGCGACCCGGACGAACCACGGATCGCGGTGGTCCAGCGCCTCGACGAGCACGTGCGCCCGTCCGCCGGCGAAGGACCCGGTCCACGCCACCCACGGCGCGACCGAACCGTGCACGCGGTCCTCGCCCGCGCCGTCGGGGGTGCGGACCACGACGTCCGTGCAGGGCGCGAACCGCAGGAACCAGCCGCCGTAGCCGGCACCGGCGCGACCGTGGCTGGCCGGACTGCCCAGTTCGACCGGTCGGGCGCCGGGCACGCGGAGCGTCGACGTCCACTCGAGCTGCCAGCCGTCCGGCGTCGCACACCACCCGAGCGCGCGGTCCTCGCGGAGCAGCAGCGCGCCGGCCGGGTCGCGCCAGTCGGTGCCGAGCCGCACCCGGGCGCCGTCCGTCTCGGAGGGGCCGACGGTCGCGGTGCCGTGGTCGTCCTGCCACCGGTAGCCGGGACCGTCCACGTACGTCGGTCCACCCCAGCAGTTGACGCCGTCGAGGTCCGGGAACGCGACGCCGAGGCCGCAGTGCCAGGGGTGGTCCTCGGGGTGACGGTCCGTGAGCACCACGCCGCCGAGGGTCCGCACCGGGTGCAGGAAGGGCCGCGGCACCCAGGCCGGCGGGACGTCCGCGCCGTCGTGGAGCTCGCCCACCCGGACCCCGGCGACGTCGAGCGGCACGACGACGCCGTGCGCCGTGCCCGTGCCCTCCGTGTCGTTCGTCCCCACCTCGCCGACGCTACGCGTCGACCTCCGCCGGCCGCCGCCGCACGAGCACGACGCTGTCCACCGTCTCGTGTCGCTCCCCGTCCGGTCCGGTCGCCGATCGCGGTCGGCCCTCGGCGACCAGGACGTCCCACCCGTCGTCGAGCCGCAGCGCCGCCAGGTCCTGCTCGGGCGTCGGGAAGCGGTAGGACCGCATCTCTTCGGGCACGTCGCGGTGCGGCGGAGCGGCGTGGGCGGTGACGAGCAGGTGCCCGCCGGGAGCGACCGCCGTGGTCGCCCGGTGCAGGATCGCGTCGCGGGGGATGCCGACCGGCCACGACTGCAGGAAGGATGCCGTGACCAGGTCGAACCGCTCGTCGGGAGCCGGGCTCCAGGTCGCCAGGTCGGCGGCGACGAACCGGGTCCGTCCGGCCACCCCGGCCGACCGCGCCGCACGGTCGGCGCGGTCGACGGCGGTCTGCGACAGGTCGACACCGGTCACCGTCCAGCCCTGCTCCGCGAGCCAGACGACGTCGCCGCCCTCACCGCACCCGAGGTCGAGTGCCCGGCCGCCACCCGACGGTAGTCCGGCGACCACGTCGGCGAGCACCGCGTTCACCCGGCCCGACCAGATCCCGTCCCGTTCGGCGTACCGGGCCTCCCACCAGTCGCGCGCCGTGCCGCCCCCACCCGGAGTGCCGTCGGGGCGGGCCGGGGTGTGTGCGTCGGCGGGGGCGGAGGGATCGTCGTGCGTGCGCATCCACCCAGTCGACCGCGCACCGGAGCGCACCGCAAGGATCCTTGCCGGACCGGCAACGGCGGCCCGCCGCGATCAGGCCCGGACCGGCGACGGCAGCCTGTCGCGAGTGGCCGCCGGACGGGAGGCACACGGCCGCCCGCCACGCGCCTCCCGTCCGTCGCACACCGGACGGACGGCCGACGACGTTCCGTCCGGAGTGCGCGGCCTGGGTGTCCGGTGTCCGCGGTGCCGTCCGGCGGCGCGTACCGTCGCCGGCACGACGAGATCGTCCGGCGGCCACGCCATGCGGGGGCCGCCAGGGTGGACACCACGCCACCCCGCGACCCTGCCGGCCGGACTCCGGACGGCGCAGGACGCCAGGCGGTCGTGATGCAGGGAGCACGACATGTCGACGTACCAGACGGACGAGCGGGTCGAACCGGTCCGCGTCATCACCTACCGGCACCTCCGCCGCGCCGCGCGACGGGGTTGGGCGGTGCCCGAGGGCACCCCGGCGCCGTCGCTCGCGGACCTGGGGCGGGTCCGCGGACCCAGCCGCGGCGACCGCACGTGATCACCGCGACCGTCGACCCGCCCGCGGAGGACCGGTCGACCGAGCAGCGCCGGACCTCGGTCCGACAGGTCGTGCACAGCGGCACGGAACCCGGCGGGGCCCGCATACTCCACGAGGACGTGTACGACGCCCACGACCTGTGGTGCCGTCCCGACGGGGACGCCCCCTTCAGCTACCGGTACCGTGCCACCGGGGACGGGCGGGTGAGCCTGCGGACCTCGTCGGTCTCGGCGCACCACGGCGGTGTGCTCGACCCCGGTCGGCAGTACCTGCTCGCGTGGTCGGTCGAGGGCGGTGTCGTGCTCGACCCGGACCGCGAGGACGGCGTCACGCTCCGCCCGGGCGTCCCGGTGATGTGCCCGGCGGGTCGTCCCTTCTCGGTGGCGGCGCCGCCCGGCACCGTGCACCTGGTGCACTTCGACGCGGACTTCCTCGAGGCCGTCGCGGTCGTCGGCGGTGCGGCCGTCCCCGTGCCGCTGGCGTTCCCGGCCGCCGTGCCGTCCGCCCGCCTCGCGCCGTTGCAGCGCACGCTCCGCGAGCTCGCCGGTGCGATGCTCGACGTCGACGTGGTCGACGGAGAGCGGGCGGTGCTGGACCTGCGACTCGCCGAGGCCGTCCTCGAGGCGTTCCGCCCCGACCCCGACGGCGGTGTCCCCGACGGCTCCGTCGCCACGCTCGAGCGGGCGAAGGCGTACATGTACGCGCACTTCGCCCGCCCGCTCAGCACCGCGGAGATCGCCGCCGGCGCCGAGTCCAGCGTCCGAACGCTGCAGGAGACCTTCCAACGGCACGAGGCATCGACGCCGACCGCGTTCCTCCGGGACCTCCGGCTCGACAAGGCCCGGATCGCGCTGCAGCTCGCCGACGCACGGGAGACCTCGGTGGGAGCCGTGGCGTCCTCCTGCGGCTTCCGGCACATGGGGCGTTTCTCCGGCGCGTACTCCGCGCGCTACGGGGAGCACCCGGGGGAGACGCTGCGAGGGCAGCGACGGATGATCGCGGTCGCCGGGACCCCCGGTCGCACGCGGGGGTCCCAGCCGGGCTGAGCCCGCCCGTCTCCCTCGCCTGTCCGGATCCGCAGGTCGGTCGGGAGGCACCCGGCGCGTCCACCGCGCAGCCCCGGTCCGCCCCATGCTGCGCTGGGTAGCGTGCAGGGATGCAGCGGACGTCACCGAGCACCGGGACCGGCGGGATCGCGGTCGCCGTGCGCGGCACCGGCGCCCCGGTCCTCGTCCTGCACGGCACCCCCGGCGGGATCTCCTCCGCCGAGGCGATGGCCCGCTTCCTGCCCTCCGACCGCTTCCGCGTCGTGACCCTCGCACGACCGGGCTACGCGGGGACGACCCTCGAGCCGGACCACCCCTCGCTCGACGACGAGGCCGACCGGTACGCGGCGCTCCTCGACGGGCTCGGCATCGACCGTGTCGCCGTGCTGGCGTGGTCCGGCGGCGGCCCGGCTGCCTACCGGTTCGCGGTCCGCCACCCGGACCGGATCCGGACGCTCGTCGTCGTCGCCGGGCTGTCCGCGCGGTGGGTCCCGCCGAAGCCGTCCTTCGCCGAGTGGGTCGTCGCGTACACCCGGGTCGGTGCGGCGCTCGCCGCGTCCGCCGCGCGACTGCTGCCGTCCGTCGTCGTCCGCACCGCCGAGGCCGGCGTCAGCTCCCTGCGCGGGCGGGCACTCACCGCACACGTCGCGGACGTCCTGCACGACCGGCCCCGGCGCCGGGTCCTGCTCGACCTGTCCTCGAGCGGCAACGCGGGCGGGCGCAACCGTCCGGGGTGGGACAACGACGTGCGGGTGCTCGGAGCGGTGGACGACCTCGAGCTCGGGGCCGTCCGGGCACCGACGCTCCTGGTGCACGGCGACGCGGACACCGAGGTCCCGATGGAGCACAGTGCCCGGGCCGCTGCGACCGTGCCCGGAGCCGAGCTCCTCACACTGCCCGGCGGCACCCACTTCGGGCTCTGGGACCACCACGACGCGGCCCGCGTGCAGGAGCGCGTCCGGAGCCACCTCGAGCGCGCCTGACCGCTGCCGCGCCTGACCGCTGCGTACCGGCTCCGCTCGCTCGGGGAGGGCTGCGCCCGACCCGGCAGGCTGAGACGAACCGCAGGAACCGGACGCTCCAGCCCTGGCGGTCACAGCTTCGTGACCAATACGTTATCTCCCTGAGCCGGTCGACCACCCGTCGCCCGATCGCGGAAGGAACCATGGGACGACACGCACTGCCCGCAGCCCACGACGGCGCACGGTCGGCAGCACCCGAGCCGACCGCACCCGGATCGTCGGGACCCGCGGAGCTGCGGCGTCCCCGCGGCCGTCGCGCCGCCCTCGGCCCCGCGGTCGCCCGTTCCTCCTTCGTGCAGCCCGCGAAGCCCGCGCGCACGGTCGCGCTCGCCGCACCGCGCCCGGTCGCGTCGACCGCCGTCGCCGGCGCCGCGGTGCTCTCACGCTCCGCAGCACTCCGCGCCGAGCGGGCTGCCGACCCGCGGCACGTCCGCCGCGCCGCGAACGCCAAGCGTGCGGCGATCCTGCTCGCACCGGCGCTCGCCGTGACGTCGACGCTGACGCTCGCGGTCCCTGCGGACGCGGCCCCGGCGACCACGACGAGCAGCTCGTCGTCCACCGTCACGGCTGCGGACGACGCGCAGTCCTTCACCGTCGCCCGCGACGTCGAGGTCCCCGTCGTGCAGACGGACGGCATGACGACCACCACGACGATCGTGTCCTACCCGACGATCGTCACGAAGTACGGCGTCACCACGCAGCAGGCCGAGGCGGCCATCTCGAAGGTGCTGTCGGCGGGCGGCAAGCGCGCCACGATCGTCTCGACGGCGCTGCAGTACATGGGGGACCCGTACGTCGAGGGCGGCGCGAGCCACTCCGGCATCGACTGCTCGGGACTGACGATGGTGGCGTACGCGGCCGTCGGCATCCCGCTCGTCCACTACGTGCCGTCGCAGGACGCGGTCGCCACGACGATCCCGCAGTCCGAGGCCCTGCCGGGCGACCTCGTGGTGTTCGACAACGAGGACCACGTCGGCATCTACCTCGGCGACGGCATCGTGCTGCAGGCGCCGCACCCCGGCGACCCGGTCGACATCGTGCCGCTGTACCCGAACGCCCACCACTTCGCGCGTCTGCTGCCCGCGGGGGAGTGACGCGTCGACGGGGAGTTGCGCACCTCCCGTAAACTGGAGTGATGGCCACCGAGACCCGCACCCCGTTCGAGGAGCAGCGCTCCACGCGTCCGCAGGTGCGCCCGCGCACCGAGGGGTGGACCCAGGCGCAGGACTCCGAGGGGCGACCCCTCCTGCAGTTCGCGTCGCCGAAGCGCGGCAAGCCGCCGGTGCACCTCGCCGACATGACCATCGAGGAGCGCGTCGCGAAGGTCAAGGAGCTCGGCCTGCCCGGCTTCCGCGCCAAGCAGCTGTCGACGCACTACTTCACGCACTGGTCGTCCGACCCGGCGACGATGACCGACCTGCCGGCAGCCCAGCGCGAGGAACTCGTGGCCGGGATGCTGCCGCCGCTCCTCACGGAGACCCGGCGTCTGGCGACGGACAAGGGCGACACGATCAAGTTCCTCTGGAAGCTGCACGACGGCGCCCTGGTCGAGTCGGTGCTGATGCGCTACCCCGGTCGCATCACGCTCTGCGTCTCGTCGCAGGCGGGCTGCGGCATGAACTGCCCGTTCTGCGCGACCGGCCAGGCAGGGCTGACGCGCAACATGTCGACCGCCGAGATCATCGAGCAGATCGTCCGGGCGAACGCCGCGATCGCCGCCGGTGAACTCGGGGGCGACCCACGGAAGGGCGGGCAGGACCGCGTCGACGCCGAGCGCGTCACGAACATCGTCTTCATGGGGATGGGCGAGCCGCTCGCCAACTACAAGCGGGTCATCGAGGCGGTGCGCACGATGATCGCCCCGCAGCCGCACGGTCTCGGGATGAGCGCGCGCGGCATCACCGTCTCCACCGTCGGCCTGGTGCCGGCGATCAAGAAGCTCGCGGACGAGGACATCCCGCTCACCTTCGCCCTGTCGCTGCACGCGCCGGACGACGAGCTCCGCGACGAGCTCATCCCGGTGAACTCGCGGTGGAAGGCCGACGAGGCGATCGACGCCGCGTACGAGTACTACGCGAAGACCGGTCGACGGGTCTCGATCGAGTACGCCCTCATCAAGGACATGAACGACCACGCTTGGCGCGCCGACCTGCTCGCCGAGAAGCTCAACGCGCGTGGCAAGGGCTGGGTGCACGTCAACCCGATCCCGCTCAACCCGACGCCCGGTTCGGTCTGGACCTCGTCGGAGCCCCACGTGCAGGACGAGTTCGTCCGCCGGCTGAACGCCGCGGGCGTCCCGACGACCCTGCGCGACACCCGCGGCAAGGAGATCGACGGCGCGTGCGGCCAGTTGGCCGCGGCGGACGAGACGGACGTCTGAGTCGACGATCGGTCGGACGGGAGGCACGGCGCGGGTCCGCACCGTGCCTTCCGTCGTTCCCGGGTCGCGTCGGCACGCGTGCCACCGCCGTCCGGCACCCGTCGGTCCGCGGCTCGGTACCCCTCCTCCCGCGAGTCCTCGGGGAAGTCGGGGGACGACACGCCCGGGATGTGGGTGGTGTTGGTGGTGTGGTCGAGCCGTGCGTAGAGTAATCACTCGTTGCCGCTGAGGCGGAGAACGGAACGGCCGAGACGGTCACCGGGTTCACCTGGGGATCTTGTCCGCCGCGGTTCTTCCCCGGCAACGAACTTCCAGCCCCTCTGATGAGGTGCCACTGTGGTGGTGCTGAGTGGGGGGTGCGTCTGGTCCTTGAGAACTCAACAGCGTGCACATTGTCAATGCCAATTATTTTGACCCCGTGCGATCGCAGCTTCGGTTGTGGTCGTCGGAGACAATTCCTTTTGGATTGAAGATTGTCAGTAGACAGTCAACAGTCAGAATCAACTCGGTTCGGCGCTTTCGGGTGTCGGATCTGTAATTTTTTACGGAGAGTTTGATCCTGGCTCAGGACGAACGCTGGCGGCGTGCTTAACACATGCAAGTCGAACGATGATCAGGAGCTTGCTCCTGTGATTAGTGGCGAACGGGTGAGTAACACGTGAGTAACCTGCCCCTGACTCTGGGATAAGCGTTGGAAACGACGTCTAATACTGGATATGATCACTGGCCGCATGGTCTGGTGGTGGAAAGATTTTTTGGTTGGGGATGGACTCGCGGCCTATCAGCTTGTTGGTGAGGTAATGGCTCACCAAGGCGACGACGGGTAGCCGGCCTGAGAGGGTGACCGGCCACACTGGGACTGAGACACGGCCCAGACTCCTACGGGAGGCAGCAGTGGGGAATATTGCACAATGGGCGAAAGCCTGATGCAGCAACGCCGCGTGAGGGATGACGGCCTTCGGGTTGTAAACCTCTTTTAGTAGGGAAGAAGCGAAAGTGACGGTACCTGCAGAAAAAGCACCGGCTAACTACGTGCCAGCAGCCGCGGTAATACGTAGGGTGCAAGCGTTGTCCGGAATTATTGGGCGTAAAGAGCTCGTAGGCGGTTTGTCGCGTCTGCTGTGAAATCCCGAGGCTCAACCTCGGGCTTGCAGTGGGTACGGGCAGACTAGAGTGCGGTAGGGGAGATTGGAATTCCTGGTGTAGCGGTGGAATGCGCAGATATCAGGAGGAACACCGATGGCGAAGGCAGATCTCTGGGCCGTAACTGACGCTGAGGAGCGAAAGCGTGGGGAGCGAACAGGATTAGATACCCTGGTAGTCCACGCCGTAAACGTTGGGCGCTAGATGTAGGGACCTTTCCACGGTTTCTGTGTCGTAGCTAACGCATTA
The sequence above is drawn from the Curtobacterium sp. MR_MD2014 genome and encodes:
- a CDS encoding tetratricopeptide repeat protein, with protein sequence MSDTTTPQPRPSDPHWEARVASLWADDTVDDAARIDRMRELAAVAPHPALGSFELGGAHDSGGQEAAAHEQYAAATEAGLGTVDPDRAARLVVQHASTLRNLGRIDDAIAMLRDTPPHPATGAAPRVFLALALHSAGQVDEALRVAIEAVEPTLPRYNRSVRAYAAALTGAD
- a CDS encoding protein kinase domain-containing protein: MGHDDAAPLLDGRYRLEQEIGRGGMSVVYRATDEVLHRPVAVKLFHPGSVDLARQEAELGVLAALEHHGLVGLLDAGVVDVVGSGPRRFLVMSLVVGQDLEARLEVGPLSAKHIAEIGYDMAEALEYIHPHGVVHRDIKPSNILLVDYGTGSDRARARLTDFGIALAAGVERLTADGVTTGTAAYLSPEQARGADVGPASDVYSLGLVLLQCFTRRREFPGSLVESAIARLSRDPVVPEPLPEHWKHLLRAMTAQDPTERPLGAQLVAMLRDVVITESAAADPAATGARSDAAPAATATADAGPAEPTPAAPADARPATLDSLPEESLQRTVAMAARLFDAPIALVDVLDEDREWSQSWIAEGVDEAARSISFRSGFAPVPVPVVIPDGSVHPEMRQSPLVTGPLGIRFYVSVPLLRHDGTAVGTLAVLDVRPREASEGDLANLRDLAALATTQLELRQESLRTTSDALPLDGGR
- a CDS encoding PmoA family protein — protein: MGTNDTEGTGTAHGVVVPLDVAGVRVGELHDGADVPPAWVPRPFLHPVRTLGGVVLTDRHPEDHPWHCGLGVAFPDLDGVNCWGGPTYVDGPGYRWQDDHGTATVGPSETDGARVRLGTDWRDPAGALLLREDRALGWCATPDGWQLEWTSTLRVPGARPVELGSPASHGRAGAGYGGWFLRFAPCTDVVVRTPDGAGEDRVHGSVAPWVAWTGSFAGGRAHVLVEALDHRDPWFVRVAEYPAVGSALAWRSPVVVRPDEPLVRSFRVTVCDC
- a CDS encoding class I SAM-dependent methyltransferase translates to MRTHDDPSAPADAHTPARPDGTPGGGGTARDWWEARYAERDGIWSGRVNAVLADVVAGLPSGGGRALDLGCGEGGDVVWLAEQGWTVTGVDLSQTAVDRADRAARSAGVAGRTRFVAADLATWSPAPDERFDLVTASFLQSWPVGIPRDAILHRATTAVAPGGHLLVTAHAAPPHRDVPEEMRSYRFPTPEQDLAALRLDDGWDVLVAEGRPRSATGPDGERHETVDSVVLVRRRPAEVDA
- a CDS encoding AraC family transcriptional regulator codes for the protein MITATVDPPAEDRSTEQRRTSVRQVVHSGTEPGGARILHEDVYDAHDLWCRPDGDAPFSYRYRATGDGRVSLRTSSVSAHHGGVLDPGRQYLLAWSVEGGVVLDPDREDGVTLRPGVPVMCPAGRPFSVAAPPGTVHLVHFDADFLEAVAVVGGAAVPVPLAFPAAVPSARLAPLQRTLRELAGAMLDVDVVDGERAVLDLRLAEAVLEAFRPDPDGGVPDGSVATLERAKAYMYAHFARPLSTAEIAAGAESSVRTLQETFQRHEASTPTAFLRDLRLDKARIALQLADARETSVGAVASSCGFRHMGRFSGAYSARYGEHPGETLRGQRRMIAVAGTPGRTRGSQPG
- a CDS encoding alpha/beta fold hydrolase → MQRTSPSTGTGGIAVAVRGTGAPVLVLHGTPGGISSAEAMARFLPSDRFRVVTLARPGYAGTTLEPDHPSLDDEADRYAALLDGLGIDRVAVLAWSGGGPAAYRFAVRHPDRIRTLVVVAGLSARWVPPKPSFAEWVVAYTRVGAALAASAARLLPSVVVRTAEAGVSSLRGRALTAHVADVLHDRPRRRVLLDLSSSGNAGGRNRPGWDNDVRVLGAVDDLELGAVRAPTLLVHGDADTEVPMEHSARAAATVPGAELLTLPGGTHFGLWDHHDAARVQERVRSHLERA
- a CDS encoding C40 family peptidase, whose protein sequence is MGRHALPAAHDGARSAAPEPTAPGSSGPAELRRPRGRRAALGPAVARSSFVQPAKPARTVALAAPRPVASTAVAGAAVLSRSAALRAERAADPRHVRRAANAKRAAILLAPALAVTSTLTLAVPADAAPATTTSSSSSTVTAADDAQSFTVARDVEVPVVQTDGMTTTTTIVSYPTIVTKYGVTTQQAEAAISKVLSAGGKRATIVSTALQYMGDPYVEGGASHSGIDCSGLTMVAYAAVGIPLVHYVPSQDAVATTIPQSEALPGDLVVFDNEDHVGIYLGDGIVLQAPHPGDPVDIVPLYPNAHHFARLLPAGE
- the rlmN gene encoding 23S rRNA (adenine(2503)-C(2))-methyltransferase RlmN; the protein is MATETRTPFEEQRSTRPQVRPRTEGWTQAQDSEGRPLLQFASPKRGKPPVHLADMTIEERVAKVKELGLPGFRAKQLSTHYFTHWSSDPATMTDLPAAQREELVAGMLPPLLTETRRLATDKGDTIKFLWKLHDGALVESVLMRYPGRITLCVSSQAGCGMNCPFCATGQAGLTRNMSTAEIIEQIVRANAAIAAGELGGDPRKGGQDRVDAERVTNIVFMGMGEPLANYKRVIEAVRTMIAPQPHGLGMSARGITVSTVGLVPAIKKLADEDIPLTFALSLHAPDDELRDELIPVNSRWKADEAIDAAYEYYAKTGRRVSIEYALIKDMNDHAWRADLLAEKLNARGKGWVHVNPIPLNPTPGSVWTSSEPHVQDEFVRRLNAAGVPTTLRDTRGKEIDGACGQLAAADETDV